One genomic region from Mangifera indica cultivar Alphonso chromosome 17, CATAS_Mindica_2.1, whole genome shotgun sequence encodes:
- the LOC123200056 gene encoding protein ELF4-LIKE 3: MEGDTFSGLGNGTQIDGKIMQTFQKSFVQVQDILDQNRVLINEINQNHESKIPDNLSRNVGLIRELNNNIRRVVDLYADLSNNFTKSMDVSSEGDSSGGLKSDGKAGHKRIRPT; encoded by the coding sequence atggaAGGTGATACATTTTCAGGCCTTGGCAATGGAACCCAGATCGATGGGAAGATTATGCAGACATTTCAAAAGAGTTTTGTGCAGGTCCAAGATATATTGGATCAGAATAGAGTGCTCATCAATGAAATAAATCAGAATCATGAGTCCAAGATCCCTGATAATCTCAGCAGAAATGTGGGTTTAATCAGGGAGCTGAACAACAATATAAGAAGGGTTGTTGACCTTTATGCTGATCTTTCTAATAACTTCACCAAATCCATGGATGTGTCCTCTGAAGGAGATTCTAGTGGGGGTTTGAAATCAGATGGAAAAGCTGGCCACAAAAGAATTAGACCTACTTGA